A window of Hyperolius riggenbachi isolate aHypRig1 chromosome 1, aHypRig1.pri, whole genome shotgun sequence contains these coding sequences:
- the NUDT2 gene encoding bis(5'-nucleosyl)-tetraphosphatase [asymmetrical] isoform X2 — protein sequence MRGPLVRMRTTQPWEMALRACGLIIFRRVASPTDIEFLLMQTSYGTHHWTPPKGHVDPGEDDMTTALRETEEEAGLQSNQFRVLDGFRKELNYNVNNKPKTVIYWLAELKDPDTSVKLSHEHQDFRWLPVQEACACAGYQDMQETLTEAYQFLTGNFKP from the exons ATGAGAGGCCCACTTGTGCGGATGCGCACAACCCAGCCGTG GGAAATGGCATTAAGAGCATGTGGTCTAATCATCTTCCGCAGAGTCGCGTCCCCTACTGATATTGAATTCCTCTTAATGCAGACATCCTATGGGACACATCACTGGACACCGCCAAAAG GCCACGTGGATCCTGGTGAGGATGACATGACCACGGCTCTGCGGGAGACGGAGGAAGAGGCCGGCCTTCAATCCAACCAGTTCCGAGTGCTGGACGGCTTCAGGAAGGAGTTAAATTACAATGTCAACAACAAACCAAAAACGGTGATCTATTGGCTGGCGGAGCTGAAAGACCCCGACACATCGGTGAAGCTCTCCCATGAGCACCAGGACTTCCGCTGGCTGCCGGTGCAAGAGGCCTGTGCATGTGCCGGCTACCAGGACATGCAAGAAACGCTGACGGAAGCCTATCAGTTTCTTACAGGAAACTTCAAGCCCTGA
- the NUDT2 gene encoding bis(5'-nucleosyl)-tetraphosphatase [asymmetrical] isoform X1, with protein MPSSNMAARVLSDVSSGLFWLPVKECACAVWPGAWEMALRACGLIIFRRVASPTDIEFLLMQTSYGTHHWTPPKGHVDPGEDDMTTALRETEEEAGLQSNQFRVLDGFRKELNYNVNNKPKTVIYWLAELKDPDTSVKLSHEHQDFRWLPVQEACACAGYQDMQETLTEAYQFLTGNFKP; from the exons ATGCCCTCATCCAACATGGCCGCCAGAGTCCTCAGTGACGTATCATCCGGGCTGTTCTGGCTTCCGGTCAAggaatgcgcatgcgcagtgtggccAGGAGCTTG GGAAATGGCATTAAGAGCATGTGGTCTAATCATCTTCCGCAGAGTCGCGTCCCCTACTGATATTGAATTCCTCTTAATGCAGACATCCTATGGGACACATCACTGGACACCGCCAAAAG GCCACGTGGATCCTGGTGAGGATGACATGACCACGGCTCTGCGGGAGACGGAGGAAGAGGCCGGCCTTCAATCCAACCAGTTCCGAGTGCTGGACGGCTTCAGGAAGGAGTTAAATTACAATGTCAACAACAAACCAAAAACGGTGATCTATTGGCTGGCGGAGCTGAAAGACCCCGACACATCGGTGAAGCTCTCCCATGAGCACCAGGACTTCCGCTGGCTGCCGGTGCAAGAGGCCTGTGCATGTGCCGGCTACCAGGACATGCAAGAAACGCTGACGGAAGCCTATCAGTTTCTTACAGGAAACTTCAAGCCCTGA